The following are from one region of the Siniperca chuatsi isolate FFG_IHB_CAS linkage group LG21, ASM2008510v1, whole genome shotgun sequence genome:
- the elac2 gene encoding zinc phosphodiesterase ELAC protein 2 isoform X3 translates to MATNTNTETRQPLGLKKAKQKEPLRRVKTKENRSKRGDVHGPSTVYLQVVGAGSRDNAASLYVFSEYNRYLFNCGEGTQRLMQEHKLKAARLDNIFLTRLSWENVGGLSGMILTLKDTGVPECVLSGPPQLENYLNAIKSFSGPLEDIKLSVRPYTETYKDDTMTVYQVPIFAQLRGDSGKLFPKSGRISPSQSPASPRTDDVHINSRGDSPGERRKAARDTSLVVAFICKLHPKKGNFLVAQAKEFGLPVGTAAIGPLIAALKDGKSITYEGKEILPEQVCTPTDPGPVFIIVECPSEEFVEAVCTNQQLRRYQTGGTEDCPALVVHMTPESVLKTDQYKKWMERFPPTTEHLILNEHVCTVHNIRSHKIQAQLNTIHPEIFPELKSYKTKVTLMEPQAALHVPNVRAECLLKFQLRPVMEWQRDAIPSCNTEEFVKEASEVSNFLEEVDKCRKICSTDAAELSGQEQKYPEVVFMGTGSALPMKIRNVSGTLVNISPSQSVLLDCGEGTFGQLCRHYGDSVDDALCKISTVFISHMHADHHTGLLMLLYQRERALTTLGKAFSRIYLVAPVHIMTWLNQYHEYCEEILNHINFIPNKSLCDGAEVSKQRTKSFIQALLKKNDLEKFQTCTVRHCMNAFACSFTHQSGWKLAFSGDTMPCDAFVDIGKSATLLIHEATLEDGLEEEAVEKRHSTTSQAIDIGMRMNAEFIMLNHFSQRYAKIPLFSEDFNDRVGISFDHMRICFGDFKILPRLIPALKTLFAEDIGEMEERRERRELRHPRGSSSEVNSEQKTTRAANVSRGAKRDQEAAATHSVETKRLKTS, encoded by the exons ATGGCCACTAATACTAACACGGAGACGAGACAGCCGCTGGGTTTGAAGAAGGCCAAGCAGAAGGAGCCGCTGCGGCGAGTGAAAACCAAAGAGAACCGGAGCAAACGAGGGGACGTTCACGGACCATCCACGGTGTACCTGCAGGTGGTCGGTGCTGGAAGCAGAGATAATGCTGCGTCACTGTATGTCTTCTCCGAGTACAACAG atACCTGTTCAACTGTGGTGAAGGAACACAGAGACTCATGCAGGAACACAA ACTGAAAGCTGCTCGATTGGACAACATCTTCCTGACCAGACTGAGCTGGGAGAATGTGGGAGGTTTATCAG GGATGATATTAACCTTGAAGGACACTGGTGTTCCAGAGTGTGTTCTCTCTGGACCTCCACAGCTG GAGAACTATCTGAATGCCATCAAGTCATTTTCTGGACCactggaagacatcaaactGT CGGTTCGACCATACACTGAGACGTACAAGGACGATACAATGACAGTTTATCAAGTGCCAATATTTG cCCAGTTGAGGGGTGACAGCGGAAAGCTCTTCCCCAAGTCAGGCAGGATCAGCCCCTCTCAAAGTCCTGCCTCTCCCAGGACAGACGACGTCCACATTAACAGCCGCGGAGACAGTCCAG GTGAAAGACGAAAAGCAGCTAGAGATACCTCTTTGGTGGTTGCCTTCATATGTAAG CTTCACCCCAAGAAAGGAAATTTCTTAGTCGCTCAAGCCAAGGAGTTCGGTTTGCCTGT AGGCACAGCAGCAATCGGTCCACTCATAGCAGCTTTGAAGGACGGGAAAAGTATCACGTACGAAGGAAAAGAG ATCCTGCCTGAGCAGGTTTGTACTCCCACTGACCCAGGACCAGTCTTTATTATTGTCGAGTGTCCGTCTGAGGAGTTTGTTGAAGCTGTTTGCACCAATCAGCAGCTGAGAAG ATACCAAACAGGAGGGACCGAGGACTGTCCTGCGTTGGTAGTCCACATGACTCCAGAGTCTGTTTTGAAAACGGATCAATACAAAAAGTGGATGGAGAG GTTTCCACCCACAACAGAACACCTGATCCTTAATGAACACGTCTGTACGGTCCACAACATCAGAAGCCACAAGATTCAGGCCCAGCTGAACACGATTCACCCAGAGATCTTTCCAGAACTCAAGTCTTACAAAACAAAGGTAACACTGATG GAGCCTCAGGCTGCCCTGCATGTCCCCAACGTCAGAGCTGAGTGTCTGCTCAAGTTCCAGCTCAGACCTGTAATGGAGTGGCAAAG AGATGCCATCCCCTCCTGCAACACTGAGGAGTTTGTGAAAGAGGCTTCTGAGGTCTCAAACTTTCTGGAAGAAGTGGACAAGTGCAGGAAGATTTGCTCCACTGACGCTGCAGAGCTTTCTG ggCAAGAACAAAAATACCCAGAGGTGGTTTTCATGGGAACAGGATCAGCTCTTCCAATGAAGATCAGAAACGTCAGTGGCACTTTGGTTAATATCAG CCCGAGTCAGTCGGTACTGCTGGACTGTGGAGAGGGAACCTTCGGCCAGCTCTGCAGACACTATGGGGACAGTGTGGACGATGCTCTGTGCAAGATCTCAACTGTCTTCATCTCACACATGCATGCTGACCACCACACA GGGCTGCTAATGTTGCTGTATCAGAGGGAAAGGGCACTG ACAACGTTGGGAAAGGCGTTCAGCCGCATCTACCTGGTGGCTCCGGTCCATATCATGACCTGGCTCAACCAGTATCACGAATACTGTGAGGAGATCCTCAACCATATCAA cttTATCCCCAACAAATCTCTGTGTGATGGTGCTGAGGTGTCCAAGCAGAGGACAAAGTCTTTCATCCAAGCGCTGCTGAAAAAGAATGATCTGGAAAAG ttcCAGACGTGCACAGTGCGGCACTGTATGAACGCCTTCGCCTGCAGCTTCACTCACCAGTCAGGCTGGAAACTGGCCTTTTCTGGTGACACCATGCCCTGTGATGCATTCGTAGACATCG gAAAGAGTGCAACCTTACTAATCCATGAGGCCACGCTGGAAGATGGGCTGGAGGAGGAAGCTGTAGAGAAAAGGCACAG CACAACCTCCCAGGCCATCGATATCGGTATGAGGATGAACGCTGAGTTCATCATGCTGAACCACTTCAGTCAGCGTTATGCCAAGATCCCTCTTTTCAGTGAAGACTTCAACGACAGAGTGGGGATATCATTCGACCACATGAGA ATTTGCTTCGGGGACTTTAAAATCCTCCCCAGGCTCATTCCCGCATTAAAAACCCTTTTCGCCGAGGATATCggtgagatggaggagaggagagagaggagggagctgAGACATCCAAGAGGAAGCAGCTCTGAGGTGAACAGTGAGCAGAAGACGACCAGAGCGGCCAACGTGAGCCGAGGTGCCAAAAGAGACCAGGAGGCGGCAGCGACACACAGTGTAGAAACAAAGAGGCTGAAAACCAGCTGA
- the elac2 gene encoding zinc phosphodiesterase ELAC protein 2 isoform X1, translated as MNTVHLKLLSFTFLLVKGRARSAGPPAVARCDFRFHRTVFQFFRTMATNTNTETRQPLGLKKAKQKEPLRRVKTKENRSKRGDVHGPSTVYLQVVGAGSRDNAASLYVFSEYNRYLFNCGEGTQRLMQEHKLKAARLDNIFLTRLSWENVGGLSGMILTLKDTGVPECVLSGPPQLENYLNAIKSFSGPLEDIKLSVRPYTETYKDDTMTVYQVPIFAQLRGDSGKLFPKSGRISPSQSPASPRTDDVHINSRGDSPGERRKAARDTSLVVAFICKLHPKKGNFLVAQAKEFGLPVGTAAIGPLIAALKDGKSITYEGKEILPEQVCTPTDPGPVFIIVECPSEEFVEAVCTNQQLRRYQTGGTEDCPALVVHMTPESVLKTDQYKKWMERFPPTTEHLILNEHVCTVHNIRSHKIQAQLNTIHPEIFPELKSYKTKVTLMEPQAALHVPNVRAECLLKFQLRPVMEWQRDAIPSCNTEEFVKEASEVSNFLEEVDKCRKICSTDAAELSGQEQKYPEVVFMGTGSALPMKIRNVSGTLVNISPSQSVLLDCGEGTFGQLCRHYGDSVDDALCKISTVFISHMHADHHTGLLMLLYQRERALTTLGKAFSRIYLVAPVHIMTWLNQYHEYCEEILNHINFIPNKSLCDGAEVSKQRTKSFIQALLKKNDLEKFQTCTVRHCMNAFACSFTHQSGWKLAFSGDTMPCDAFVDIGKSATLLIHEATLEDGLEEEAVEKRHSTTSQAIDIGMRMNAEFIMLNHFSQRYAKIPLFSEDFNDRVGISFDHMRICFGDFKILPRLIPALKTLFAEDIGEMEERRERRELRHPRGSSSEVNSEQKTTRAANVSRGAKRDQEAAATHSVETKRLKTS; from the exons ATGAATACGGTTCATCTGAAGCTCTTGTCCTTTACATTCCTGTTAGTTAAAGGCAGAGCTCGCTCTGCTGGTCCTCCGGCTGTCGCACGCTGTGATTTTCGTTTCCACCGGACTGTTTTCCAGTTTTTCCGAACAATGGCCACTAATACTAACACGGAGACGAGACAGCCGCTGGGTTTGAAGAAGGCCAAGCAGAAGGAGCCGCTGCGGCGAGTGAAAACCAAAGAGAACCGGAGCAAACGAGGGGACGTTCACGGACCATCCACGGTGTACCTGCAGGTGGTCGGTGCTGGAAGCAGAGATAATGCTGCGTCACTGTATGTCTTCTCCGAGTACAACAG atACCTGTTCAACTGTGGTGAAGGAACACAGAGACTCATGCAGGAACACAA ACTGAAAGCTGCTCGATTGGACAACATCTTCCTGACCAGACTGAGCTGGGAGAATGTGGGAGGTTTATCAG GGATGATATTAACCTTGAAGGACACTGGTGTTCCAGAGTGTGTTCTCTCTGGACCTCCACAGCTG GAGAACTATCTGAATGCCATCAAGTCATTTTCTGGACCactggaagacatcaaactGT CGGTTCGACCATACACTGAGACGTACAAGGACGATACAATGACAGTTTATCAAGTGCCAATATTTG cCCAGTTGAGGGGTGACAGCGGAAAGCTCTTCCCCAAGTCAGGCAGGATCAGCCCCTCTCAAAGTCCTGCCTCTCCCAGGACAGACGACGTCCACATTAACAGCCGCGGAGACAGTCCAG GTGAAAGACGAAAAGCAGCTAGAGATACCTCTTTGGTGGTTGCCTTCATATGTAAG CTTCACCCCAAGAAAGGAAATTTCTTAGTCGCTCAAGCCAAGGAGTTCGGTTTGCCTGT AGGCACAGCAGCAATCGGTCCACTCATAGCAGCTTTGAAGGACGGGAAAAGTATCACGTACGAAGGAAAAGAG ATCCTGCCTGAGCAGGTTTGTACTCCCACTGACCCAGGACCAGTCTTTATTATTGTCGAGTGTCCGTCTGAGGAGTTTGTTGAAGCTGTTTGCACCAATCAGCAGCTGAGAAG ATACCAAACAGGAGGGACCGAGGACTGTCCTGCGTTGGTAGTCCACATGACTCCAGAGTCTGTTTTGAAAACGGATCAATACAAAAAGTGGATGGAGAG GTTTCCACCCACAACAGAACACCTGATCCTTAATGAACACGTCTGTACGGTCCACAACATCAGAAGCCACAAGATTCAGGCCCAGCTGAACACGATTCACCCAGAGATCTTTCCAGAACTCAAGTCTTACAAAACAAAGGTAACACTGATG GAGCCTCAGGCTGCCCTGCATGTCCCCAACGTCAGAGCTGAGTGTCTGCTCAAGTTCCAGCTCAGACCTGTAATGGAGTGGCAAAG AGATGCCATCCCCTCCTGCAACACTGAGGAGTTTGTGAAAGAGGCTTCTGAGGTCTCAAACTTTCTGGAAGAAGTGGACAAGTGCAGGAAGATTTGCTCCACTGACGCTGCAGAGCTTTCTG ggCAAGAACAAAAATACCCAGAGGTGGTTTTCATGGGAACAGGATCAGCTCTTCCAATGAAGATCAGAAACGTCAGTGGCACTTTGGTTAATATCAG CCCGAGTCAGTCGGTACTGCTGGACTGTGGAGAGGGAACCTTCGGCCAGCTCTGCAGACACTATGGGGACAGTGTGGACGATGCTCTGTGCAAGATCTCAACTGTCTTCATCTCACACATGCATGCTGACCACCACACA GGGCTGCTAATGTTGCTGTATCAGAGGGAAAGGGCACTG ACAACGTTGGGAAAGGCGTTCAGCCGCATCTACCTGGTGGCTCCGGTCCATATCATGACCTGGCTCAACCAGTATCACGAATACTGTGAGGAGATCCTCAACCATATCAA cttTATCCCCAACAAATCTCTGTGTGATGGTGCTGAGGTGTCCAAGCAGAGGACAAAGTCTTTCATCCAAGCGCTGCTGAAAAAGAATGATCTGGAAAAG ttcCAGACGTGCACAGTGCGGCACTGTATGAACGCCTTCGCCTGCAGCTTCACTCACCAGTCAGGCTGGAAACTGGCCTTTTCTGGTGACACCATGCCCTGTGATGCATTCGTAGACATCG gAAAGAGTGCAACCTTACTAATCCATGAGGCCACGCTGGAAGATGGGCTGGAGGAGGAAGCTGTAGAGAAAAGGCACAG CACAACCTCCCAGGCCATCGATATCGGTATGAGGATGAACGCTGAGTTCATCATGCTGAACCACTTCAGTCAGCGTTATGCCAAGATCCCTCTTTTCAGTGAAGACTTCAACGACAGAGTGGGGATATCATTCGACCACATGAGA ATTTGCTTCGGGGACTTTAAAATCCTCCCCAGGCTCATTCCCGCATTAAAAACCCTTTTCGCCGAGGATATCggtgagatggaggagaggagagagaggagggagctgAGACATCCAAGAGGAAGCAGCTCTGAGGTGAACAGTGAGCAGAAGACGACCAGAGCGGCCAACGTGAGCCGAGGTGCCAAAAGAGACCAGGAGGCGGCAGCGACACACAGTGTAGAAACAAAGAGGCTGAAAACCAGCTGA
- the elac2 gene encoding zinc phosphodiesterase ELAC protein 2 isoform X2 — translation MNTVHLKLLSFTFLLVKGRARSAGPPAVARCDFRFHRTVFQFFRTMATNTNTETRQPLGLKKAKQKEPLRRVKTKENRSKRGDVHGPSTVYLQVVGAGSRDNAASLYVFSEYNRYLFNCGEGTQRLMQEHKLKAARLDNIFLTRLSWENVGGLSGMILTLKDTGVPECVLSGPPQLENYLNAIKSFSGPLEDIKLSVRPYTETYKDDTMTVYQVPIFAQLRGDSGKLFPKSGRISPSQSPASPRTDDVHINSRGDSPGERRKAARDTSLVVAFICKLHPKKGNFLVAQAKEFGLPVGTAAIGPLIAALKDGKSITYEGKEILPEQVCTPTDPGPVFIIVECPSEEFVEAVCTNQQLRRYQTGGTEDCPALVVHMTPESVLKTDQYKKWMERFPPTTEHLILNEHVCTVHNIRSHKIQAQLNTIHPEIFPELKSYKTKEPQAALHVPNVRAECLLKFQLRPVMEWQRDAIPSCNTEEFVKEASEVSNFLEEVDKCRKICSTDAAELSGQEQKYPEVVFMGTGSALPMKIRNVSGTLVNISPSQSVLLDCGEGTFGQLCRHYGDSVDDALCKISTVFISHMHADHHTGLLMLLYQRERALTTLGKAFSRIYLVAPVHIMTWLNQYHEYCEEILNHINFIPNKSLCDGAEVSKQRTKSFIQALLKKNDLEKFQTCTVRHCMNAFACSFTHQSGWKLAFSGDTMPCDAFVDIGKSATLLIHEATLEDGLEEEAVEKRHSTTSQAIDIGMRMNAEFIMLNHFSQRYAKIPLFSEDFNDRVGISFDHMRICFGDFKILPRLIPALKTLFAEDIGEMEERRERRELRHPRGSSSEVNSEQKTTRAANVSRGAKRDQEAAATHSVETKRLKTS, via the exons ATGAATACGGTTCATCTGAAGCTCTTGTCCTTTACATTCCTGTTAGTTAAAGGCAGAGCTCGCTCTGCTGGTCCTCCGGCTGTCGCACGCTGTGATTTTCGTTTCCACCGGACTGTTTTCCAGTTTTTCCGAACAATGGCCACTAATACTAACACGGAGACGAGACAGCCGCTGGGTTTGAAGAAGGCCAAGCAGAAGGAGCCGCTGCGGCGAGTGAAAACCAAAGAGAACCGGAGCAAACGAGGGGACGTTCACGGACCATCCACGGTGTACCTGCAGGTGGTCGGTGCTGGAAGCAGAGATAATGCTGCGTCACTGTATGTCTTCTCCGAGTACAACAG atACCTGTTCAACTGTGGTGAAGGAACACAGAGACTCATGCAGGAACACAA ACTGAAAGCTGCTCGATTGGACAACATCTTCCTGACCAGACTGAGCTGGGAGAATGTGGGAGGTTTATCAG GGATGATATTAACCTTGAAGGACACTGGTGTTCCAGAGTGTGTTCTCTCTGGACCTCCACAGCTG GAGAACTATCTGAATGCCATCAAGTCATTTTCTGGACCactggaagacatcaaactGT CGGTTCGACCATACACTGAGACGTACAAGGACGATACAATGACAGTTTATCAAGTGCCAATATTTG cCCAGTTGAGGGGTGACAGCGGAAAGCTCTTCCCCAAGTCAGGCAGGATCAGCCCCTCTCAAAGTCCTGCCTCTCCCAGGACAGACGACGTCCACATTAACAGCCGCGGAGACAGTCCAG GTGAAAGACGAAAAGCAGCTAGAGATACCTCTTTGGTGGTTGCCTTCATATGTAAG CTTCACCCCAAGAAAGGAAATTTCTTAGTCGCTCAAGCCAAGGAGTTCGGTTTGCCTGT AGGCACAGCAGCAATCGGTCCACTCATAGCAGCTTTGAAGGACGGGAAAAGTATCACGTACGAAGGAAAAGAG ATCCTGCCTGAGCAGGTTTGTACTCCCACTGACCCAGGACCAGTCTTTATTATTGTCGAGTGTCCGTCTGAGGAGTTTGTTGAAGCTGTTTGCACCAATCAGCAGCTGAGAAG ATACCAAACAGGAGGGACCGAGGACTGTCCTGCGTTGGTAGTCCACATGACTCCAGAGTCTGTTTTGAAAACGGATCAATACAAAAAGTGGATGGAGAG GTTTCCACCCACAACAGAACACCTGATCCTTAATGAACACGTCTGTACGGTCCACAACATCAGAAGCCACAAGATTCAGGCCCAGCTGAACACGATTCACCCAGAGATCTTTCCAGAACTCAAGTCTTACAAAACAAAG GAGCCTCAGGCTGCCCTGCATGTCCCCAACGTCAGAGCTGAGTGTCTGCTCAAGTTCCAGCTCAGACCTGTAATGGAGTGGCAAAG AGATGCCATCCCCTCCTGCAACACTGAGGAGTTTGTGAAAGAGGCTTCTGAGGTCTCAAACTTTCTGGAAGAAGTGGACAAGTGCAGGAAGATTTGCTCCACTGACGCTGCAGAGCTTTCTG ggCAAGAACAAAAATACCCAGAGGTGGTTTTCATGGGAACAGGATCAGCTCTTCCAATGAAGATCAGAAACGTCAGTGGCACTTTGGTTAATATCAG CCCGAGTCAGTCGGTACTGCTGGACTGTGGAGAGGGAACCTTCGGCCAGCTCTGCAGACACTATGGGGACAGTGTGGACGATGCTCTGTGCAAGATCTCAACTGTCTTCATCTCACACATGCATGCTGACCACCACACA GGGCTGCTAATGTTGCTGTATCAGAGGGAAAGGGCACTG ACAACGTTGGGAAAGGCGTTCAGCCGCATCTACCTGGTGGCTCCGGTCCATATCATGACCTGGCTCAACCAGTATCACGAATACTGTGAGGAGATCCTCAACCATATCAA cttTATCCCCAACAAATCTCTGTGTGATGGTGCTGAGGTGTCCAAGCAGAGGACAAAGTCTTTCATCCAAGCGCTGCTGAAAAAGAATGATCTGGAAAAG ttcCAGACGTGCACAGTGCGGCACTGTATGAACGCCTTCGCCTGCAGCTTCACTCACCAGTCAGGCTGGAAACTGGCCTTTTCTGGTGACACCATGCCCTGTGATGCATTCGTAGACATCG gAAAGAGTGCAACCTTACTAATCCATGAGGCCACGCTGGAAGATGGGCTGGAGGAGGAAGCTGTAGAGAAAAGGCACAG CACAACCTCCCAGGCCATCGATATCGGTATGAGGATGAACGCTGAGTTCATCATGCTGAACCACTTCAGTCAGCGTTATGCCAAGATCCCTCTTTTCAGTGAAGACTTCAACGACAGAGTGGGGATATCATTCGACCACATGAGA ATTTGCTTCGGGGACTTTAAAATCCTCCCCAGGCTCATTCCCGCATTAAAAACCCTTTTCGCCGAGGATATCggtgagatggaggagaggagagagaggagggagctgAGACATCCAAGAGGAAGCAGCTCTGAGGTGAACAGTGAGCAGAAGACGACCAGAGCGGCCAACGTGAGCCGAGGTGCCAAAAGAGACCAGGAGGCGGCAGCGACACACAGTGTAGAAACAAAGAGGCTGAAAACCAGCTGA